The Synechocystis sp. PCC 6714 genome includes the window ATCGTTTTGTTGTCCACCACCACGAACTTATGGTGCATTAACCCTGATCCTTTACTGCCATCCTCCGTGTCATCAATGAGGGGAATTTTGTGGGTGCGGAGAATTTCGACGGCATCCCGTTCAGCACTTTCTGTGGCGCTGATGCGACCGTCCTGATTTTGATCCAAATAGGCTAGGGGAGCACGGTAACGGTAGGGATCCCTATTCGCCTCCACCGCTTCTTTAATGGTTTGATTATAGATATTTTCCAGCACCAACCTGACCCGTACACCGGCCGCTTGTTTCTCCACCAATGCTTGGGCAATGCGGGGTAAGCGCAATTCCTGCACCGCTAGGTCAATGCTGGATTGGGCTTGGTTAATTTGCTCTATGATTATTTGCTCAAAATTGTCCCCCTGGCGTTTAAAATCGCGGTCGGGATCGATGAAATCAGCTCCTTTGGCATCATTGAGGTTGAAATAAACTTTAATATTCTGCTGTTGGGGCAGAGGATCGGTCCGGGCTAGGGATTGCCCCAACCCCGATGGATCAAATTTGCTGATGCCAATAATGGCGATCGCCACCACCAGAGCTAGGGTAAACAAAATTACGATAGATCTTTGTTTCTGGTTGTGATTAAATCCTTTCATGCTTCAATTTTTACGACCGCCAACTCAATTTTACTTTTAATTGAATCTCGAAAGGAAACATGTTCTGTTAAGCACAAAACTAATACTTTGAATACTGTATTCTCCAATGCTGTTTTGGTCGGGTTTTGCGAGAATACTAGCAAAGGTTATGGAAAGTTTATTAATTTTTTTGCTAGTCTCCGCCGCAATAATCCCCGTTGGGGGAAAATGCCAAGGAACTACCGCCAACGTGAGGAGTGAAGGGCATGGTTAAACTGGGCCATTGGGGCAAAACCTGGCGTTATTATCTATTGTTGGCCTTGGGAGTACTGTTGGCGATCGCCATACCGTTATTACCGGCCTTTTCCCAGGTTTCCCGCCAAACCATCATTGTGGCTACGGAACCAACCTTTCCCCCCTTTGAAATGACCGACGAGGCCACGGGGCAATTAACTGGGTTTGATGTGGATTTGATTCGGGCTATCGGAGAAGCAGCCCAGGTCACCGTTGATATTCAGGGTTATCCCTTTGACGGCATTATTCCGGCCTTGCAATCCAACACGGTGGGGGCGGCCATTAGTGCCATCACCATCACCCCGGAACGGGCCCAATCGGTTTCTTTTTCCAGTCCCTATTTCAAATCTGTGCTGGCGATCGCCGTACGGGATGACAATGACACCGTCAAAAGTATTAAAGACTTAGAAGGGAAAAAATTGGCGGTGGCGATCGGGACCACCGGGGCCATGGTAGCAACCAAAGTACCTGGGGCTAATGTTACCAATTTCGATTCCATTACCTCTGCTCTCCAGGAATTGGTCAACGGCAACGCCGATGCGGTGATCAATGACCGCCCAGTACTGCTCTATGCCATCAAAGATGCGGGTTTGAAGAACGTCAAAATTAGTGCTGATGTTGGCAGTGAAGACTATTACGGCATTGCTATGCCCCTAGCTCCCCCCGGGCAAATTAACCAAATTAGAGAAGTGCTAAACCAGGGTTTATTCCAAATCATTGAAAATGGCACCTATAACGCCATCTATCGAAAATGGTTTGGGGAAACCAATCCTCCCTTTTTGCCCTTAGTCGCTCCTTCCCTGGTGGGTAAAGTAGGCACTGCCCAAGCTTTGGCGGAACGGAGTCAAGCTAACCCCAACGATAACTTTCTTATTACTCTGTTCCGCAATCTTTTCAAGGGTTCTATCCTCACCGTTCTACTCACCGCCTTTTCCGTTTTCTTCGGTTTGATCGGTGGCACCGGAGTGGCGATCGCCTTAATTTCCGACATTAAGCCCTTACAATTGCTCTTCCGCATCTATGTGGAATTTTTCCGGGGTACCCCCATGTTGGTGCAACTATTCATCATCTACTTCGGTTTGCCGGCTCTGTTTAAGGAGATTGGCTTGGGCTGGTCCATTGACCGCTTTCCGGCCGCTATTATTGCCCTCAGCCTGAATGTGGCCGCCTATCTAGCGGAAATTATTCGGGGTGGTATCCAATCCATTGACCAGGGCCAGTGGGAAGCCTGCGAATCCCTGGGTATGTCCCCCTGGCAAACCATGAAGGAAGTCATTTTTCCCCAAGCTTTTCGCCGTATTTTGCCCCCCCTGGGTAACGAATTTATCACCCTAATTAAAGACACCAGCTTAACCGCTGTCATTGGCTTCCAGGAGTTATTCCGGGAAGGACAGTTAATTGTGGCCACCACCTACCGAGCGTTTGAAGTGTACATTGCCGTAGCCCTGGTGTACTTGCTCCTGACCACCATTTCTTCCTTTATCTTTAAGTGGCTAGAAGGTTACATGGATCCCATTGGTCGGGCTAAAAAGAAAGCCGCCTCTGCTTAACCCTTGTTTTTTCTTTTTTTTAATGTTCCTCGCCAGCAATTTTGTCACTGTATCCAATACTCAATTTTTTTGAATAATTTTCAGTAAACAAAACGATGATCACTTCTAAGCAATTTTCTTGGTTATCTGCTGTAGTTATTGGTGTATTAGTAGTGGGTATTGGGGAAGGAAAAAATACAAAATCTGCCCTGGCGGAGTCCATCATTGCTGACAATTCAGTTCAGTCCTTAACGAGAAATTCTACTTTTCCCCAACGGCGACGGCTAGGTCGTATTTTTGCTGTGGATGACAATGTCCAAACCTCGGTGCATAGCTTGCAAAATGGTGGACAATCTACTGCCCTAAACCAGGTCACCAACGTCAGTGAATTACGGGACGTACAACCTACGGATTGGGACTATGAAGCCCTGACCAGTTTGGTGGAACGCTATGGTTGCATTGTGGGTTACCCTGATCGTACCTACCGTGGCGCGCCGCGTAGCGGATCCCTGCGGGATCGCCCTTTGAGCCGTTGGGAATTTGCCGCTGGGCTGAATGCTTGCATGAATGTGATGGAACGTTTGCTTCAAGAAAATGCAGCGGTTTTACGGGAGGATATTGATAAGCTCAAGCTTTTGGCCCAACAATTTCAACAGGAATTACAAGCCTATGGGCAACGTATTGATAACCTAGAAACCCGCATTGCTTATCTCGAAGACCGTCAGTTTTCTGTTACTACTAAGTTAACTGGCGATTCCATTTGGGTTTTGTCCGGGGTTGGAGGCAGTGAACAGGCGGACGGCCCACCGGATCAACCAGTGCAAAATGGTCAAGTCACGGTTAACTTTCGTCAGCGCATTAATTTTAATACTAGTTTTTCTGGAGAAGATAATCTCTTGGTGCGCCTGCAATCGGCTAACTTTTTCTTGGCGCGGGGGGGGAGTAATTTAACCGACTTTAACTTTGCCGCCACTGAAGAACAGGGCAATCTTAATATTAATAAAGTTCAGTACAGTTTCCCCGTTGGCGATCGGACCCGCATCTGGCTAGCGGGTAATCGCATCACCATGGATGACATCATGGACCCCCTGGCTCCCTATACCAATTCCTTCACCGATGGGGCCGTGTCCTTTTTCGGGGCGATCGCCCCTATTTATTTGCCCAACGATAATTCCGGGCCAGGGGCGGGTTTTTCCTACAATTTCACCGATGAGTTGGGATTAGGGGCATTTTATTCCGCCGGTAAGGGCTTTTCCCCCAACCAAAGTGAAGGGTTATTCAATGGTCAGTTTGGAGTAGGGGCCCAGTTAAATTACGCTCCCGCCGCCAACACAGGGGTGGCCTTTTCCTACCTCCATAACTACATTCCCCAGGGGCAATACGATAGTTTTTCCGCTTTGGGTTACACCGGCTTGGCTAACACAGACAATCCCTTTGATGATGCCGCCAGCAGCACCAATCATTACGCTGTGATTTGGACTTGGCAATTGGCCGATTGGTTTAGCCTCGAAGGTTGGGGTATGTACAGCGATGCTACGGCCAAAAGTGGCGATCGCCAGGGGGACAAAGCAGATATTTGGAACTGGAAAGTGAGCTTTGCTTTCCCTGATTTGGGTAAGGAGGGTAACGTCGGTGTGGTATCAGTGGGACAGCCTCCCTATGCTTCTTTCATTAGCAATAACAACAATTTGCCCGATATTACCCCCGCCACCACCGATGCCCCTTGGTTTGTGGAAACCTTTTACCTTTACCAATTCAACGATAATATTTCCCTCACCCCAGCTTTTTGGATTGGTATTAACCCCGCCAATGGCCGGGATCCCCTCTGGGTGGCCGCTTTAAGGACCAGCTTTAAATTTTAACAGAAAAGGCGATCTACCCTTGGGATAAATCGCCATCAACTCTAGAAATTTCTTGCAAACTTTGTCTCAACTGTCAGTCAACTCTCTTGTTGGCATCCTTTGAGCTTTGGAGCTTATTCCCTTCCAAACTTACAGGTGGAGATAAGCAGCTTCCGCTTCCAGTTGACTCACTAGGGACTGATTGCCGGTGGCCCGGGCCCGCTCTAAACGGTGTTGGAGGTTCTGACGCAGGGTTTCTTTGTGGGCGATCGCCGTTTGGGTCAAAACACGTTTACGATTATTCATTACTTCTACCCTCCGAAAGGCAGTTAAAAGCTTACATTTAGATTTACATTCAACATAACACAAAATCCTGGTCAATCTCGACAATGGTATCTATTGTTACTGAAGTTAACAAAGATCTGTGGGCGGAACAGGGAAAAAGGAAGAACTTGATTCCCCCCTCCCCCCAGTGGGCATTGTACTTTTCAGACAGCCAAGGTTAAGTGGGAGTTGTGCTTTTAATCTACCCAGTGTCAGGTAAATTTTGCCTGCTGTTATCCACGGGAAAAGACCGTTGTTTGTGCTTTAAGGAAAAGATATGCGATCGCCAATTAAGGCCGGCTTTGTCTTGGGACCGCCGCTGTTAATGTTTTTATCTGCCTGTGATGGGCTAACGTCTTCTCCACCGGAGATGAAAGAAACATCCTCCCCTATGGTTGGCCAAGGAACTTTGCTGGTGCGGGCCAATGGAGAAGAAAGGGCCCGGGAGGGTCTAACCACTAAGGATGGCTGGTCTCTAGACTTTGACCACGTTTATGTCTCTTTGGCGGAGATTAATGCCTACCAGATAGAGTCGGCCTTTGATGCCAGCACCGATGCTCCCTTGCCAGACACCGCCGTGGCGATCGCCATACCGGGGCCCCCAGTGGTGGATTTAGCAGTGGCGGGGAAAGACGCAGAAACTATTTTAGTGGGGGAAACCCCTGCTCCTGCGGGAAAATTTAACGCTTTGTCTTGGCAAATGCCCCTGGCCACAGAAGGCCCCGCCCAGGGTTACTCGATTTTGCTAGAGGGAATAGCCACTAAAGATGGTCAAACAATTCCTTTCAAACTAGGGATACAAGAGGAATTGGGCTTTGTCTGTGGTGATTATGTCGGCGATGAACGTAAGGGAATTCTCCCCCCTGGCGGCAAGGCTGATCTAGAGGCAACATTCCACCTTGACCATCTGTTTGGGGAGGGAAAAAACCCAGCCGATAGTGAAATTAATCTTGGCTCCTTTGGCTTTGAACCTCTGTTGGCTTTTGCCCAGGACGGCAAAATTGCGGTCAACACCGAAACCCTGAAGAAGTCCTTACCGGAAGCAGAATATCAGGTTTTTTTGCAGGTTTTGGATAACATCGGCCATGTGGGGGAAGGACATTGTCGCAACGTGGGTTTGAACCGATGAAATTCTCTGTTTTATTAACTATGGTTGGGGCGGGCTTAGTGGGGATAACATCCCCGGGCCTTGCCCATGGGGTGAAAATTCAATATCAGGCGGTGGAGGCGATCGCCGTGGCGGCCCATTACGACTCCGGGCAACCGATGGCCGAAGCCCAAGTCTTAGTCTATGCCCCAGATAATTCCACCGAACCTTGGTTAACAGGGGTCACCGACAAAGAGGGCAAATTTACCTTCACCCTAGCAGGCGATCGCCCTGGCAATTGGGAAGTGACAGTGCGGCAAGGGGGCCACGGAAGCATGATCACCATACCTTGGCAACCGAAAACAGCGGGTAACAATATTGGTAGTGACACCGTCAACACCAGCGAGGATTCCCCTGACCCTAACTCCAATCAAACTGATCCCCAGCTCACCATCGCTTCTATGTCTAATGGCACTGCCGTCCTGTCTCCTCTGCAACGGAGCATCACCGTTGGGGCCGTAATTTGGGGCTTTGTGGGCACCGCCCTATTTTTTAGCAGAAGCAAAGGTGAGGGCAGGGCCTAGATGCACATTCCCGATGGTCTATTGCCACCCCAGATAGTGGCGGGGGGCTACGCGGTGACGGGATTGGCCACTTGGTATTGTTTACGGCAAATTAACCGCCAGGGCCGCGCCCAGGAAAATATTCCCAAAGCTTCTTTGCTGACGGCCGCTTTCTTTGTTGCCTCTTCCATTTATATTCCCCTGCCTCCCGTGAGCATCCACCTAATTCTCAATGGTCTGTTGGGGGTAATACTGGGCTATTTTGCCCTGCCGGCCATTTTAATTGGCCTCTTTTTCCAAGCTTTGATGGTGGGCCATGGGGGGCTTACCACCCTGGGCATCAATGGAGTGTTGATGGGTTTACCCGCCCTAGGGGCCTATTACATTTTTCAACTACGCCATGGATTAGAAAAATTTCTGCCGGAGCCCTGGGCCACGGGCATTGGTGCTTTTCTCGGGGGCAGTGGTGGTTTGGCTTTAACGGTGCTAATTTTTATTGCCCTCACCGTTACCAGTTTGCCCACGGGCTTAAATGCTGCTGTTGAATATCGAGCGATTATGGTGCTGGCGTTGGGACATTTACCCCTGATCTTGCTAGAAGGTATATTCACCGCCATGGTAGTTCTCTTTCTGCAACGGACTAAACCGGAATTATTGGGGAGTTAACAATGGGGTTAATGGCGCTGGAAACCTATGTCCCTGGGCGATCGCCAATTCATGGTTGGGAGCCTCGACAAAAACTGTTTAGTCTGATGGCGTTGATGTTTGCTTTGGCCATGGTAAAGCAAGCTTGGTTAATTATTCCCATGGTGGCCGTAACTGCCTTGCTTTATTGGTTATCCGATTTACCCCTTAGTTTTTTACTGCAACGGTGGAGCTATCCTGGCCTATTCATCCTGGCGGCGGTTATTTTGCTTCCCTTTGTCAGCGGGGAAACAGTGCTGGGACAGTGGGGCTGGCTCAGTATTCGTCAAGAGGGATTAATAGCTATGGTGCTCATTGCCGGACGATTTTTCTGCATCCTCAGCCTAGGTTTTATTCTCTTTGGCACCACTCCTTTTTTAACCATGGTTACTTCCCTGCGCCGTTTAGGTTTGCCACCCCTGATGGCGGATATGGCCCTGTTGGCTTACCGTTACCTGTATGACATCGGCCACGCTTTTAGCACCATGCACCAAGCAATGCAACTGCGGGGCTTAGGACAACGGCGGGAAAAACGGCGATCAATGCAACAGTGGGCTTTTTTGCTGGGGAATCTTTTACTGCGTAGTTATGAACAATCCCAACGGGTTTACCAAGCCATGGCTCTGCGGGGTTATGGTCAGGCAATATCTCCAAAGGTCAACCAGGTTAACACCCTGGGCCAAGGAAAATCTCCGACGGATTTAGGCTTAACAGTGGCCGTATTGGCGATCGCCATTGGTTTTGTGGTGGCGGAGGTGAGCTGGTGATTTTAACCAATGTGCGGGGCATGGATCGAAGTTTAGAGGAGGAAGGAACCAAATTACCAATACCACCAGCAATTACGGTGCAGGCATTATCTTTTGCCTATGGCGGCCAAGAGCCGGTGTTGAACAATTTATCCTGGCAGATTGCCCCAGGGGAAAGGTTAGGCATTATTGGCCATAACGGTTGCGGCAAAACCACCTTGTTTTTACTACTCTGCGGGCTGTTAAAACCCAGTGCTGGCACCATTAAGCTATTGAATAATCCCCTGCAAGCAGGAAAATTTTTACCGGAAGTGGGACTATTATTTCAAAATCCCACTGACCAACTATTTGCCACCTCCGTTTGGGATGACATTGCCTTTGGGCCGCAAAATATGGGTTTGTCCCCGGCTGAAGTAACGGAGAGGGTTAACCAAGCAGTAAGGGCCACGGGCATCGCCGGTTTGCTGGATCGTTTGCCCCAGCATCTGTCCGGGGGAGAAAAGCAAATGGTGGCGATCGCCGGATTGCTGGCCATGGCCCCGAAAATTTTGCTCTGTGACGAACCCACCGCTAGCCTAGATATTAAAGCCCGCCGTCAGTTGATTAATTTTTTGCGTCAGTTTAGGGAAACGTTACTAATTTCCTCCCACGATTTAGAATTTGTGCTGGAAGTCTGCGATCGGGTAATGGTAATTGACCAAGGGCAAATGGTCGCTGACGGCCCGGCCCGGGAAATTATGGGTAACGAAATCCTGATGGAAAGCCATGGCCTGGAAAAACCCTACTCCCTCCGTTGATGGAAAATTAGGTAGGTTAATGAGCACTAATCCAAAGGGTTTCCTGGCTGATAATTTCTCCGTTACTTCGTAACCAAACCAGGGCGATTTTTTCCACTGCACCATTAACCAAAGTCACCAGGGAAAAATTACGGGCCCGATCTCCGGGGGGCAAACCGTCTTTTTCCGTTTGGATACGGGGCACACAGGCCGCATTCAGATATACCGTTCCTTGCTGATCCACATAAACCCTCTCCCGGAGGCGATCCTGACGATGTCTAAGGCGATGGTGCATATGGCCGAAGGTCACCAACGGTACCCGTTTACCCTGTTCCCGCACGGAGGCGATCGCCCAAGCTAAATCGGGATCCCCAAAATCACCCCCCAGGGGATTCCAATCCCGACCACAGATGGACTCTCCCTGATTTCCTAGGCCGCTGGGACCATTATGGGCTAGAAAAATTAACGTTTCATGGGGGCTAGCCATGGCCGTTGCGGCAATCCGGGTTTGGGACTGGGTAAAGTTTTCTATGTCATACCGTTCCCGCATAAATCGTTCGTTTTTCCATTCATTGCCCCCCCAGGTAAATGGCCGTCCCCCCACCACCGAGAGGTTAAATTGCTGAAAATCCCGGCGGCCATAGCTAACATCTGCCAACCCCAGTAGTTCCTGCTGAGCTTTTACCCGGTCTTCCTTTTGACGATCATAGGGGCACTTTTTTCGACCCCAATCGGAGGCGGTGAACCAAGCATCGTGGTTACCAAATACCGTTGCCTTGGGGATAGCCAAGGAGGCAATTAAGCTGACCACCGGCAATGATTCGTTGCCAAAATCCCCCACAAACAGGGCTAAATCGGCGGAGATTGCCTGGAGGGCTTGGTGGTCTGCTAATTCCCATTGCTCATGGATATCGCCCACAACGGCCAGGGTAATGGTGGCAGTAGGTTGGGAGTCCATTAGTTCTCTTCACTTTCCGACATTTCCGCCAATTCCTCCTCACCAGATGGAGGCACCAGGGCCACAGCGGCGATCGCATCATCGGCATCTAACCGTTGTACCCTTACCCCAGTGGCACTACGGGATTGGGGCGAAATATCATT containing:
- the cbiM gene encoding cobalt transporter CbiM, producing MHIPDGLLPPQIVAGGYAVTGLATWYCLRQINRQGRAQENIPKASLLTAAFFVASSIYIPLPPVSIHLILNGLLGVILGYFALPAILIGLFFQALMVGHGGLTTLGINGVLMGLPALGAYYIFQLRHGLEKFLPEPWATGIGAFLGGSGGLALTVLIFIALTVTSLPTGLNAAVEYRAIMVLALGHLPLILLEGIFTAMVVLFLQRTKPELLGS
- a CDS encoding TIGR04168 family protein, producing MDSQPTATITLAVVGDIHEQWELADHQALQAISADLALFVGDFGNESLPVVSLIASLAIPKATVFGNHDAWFTASDWGRKKCPYDRQKEDRVKAQQELLGLADVSYGRRDFQQFNLSVVGGRPFTWGGNEWKNERFMRERYDIENFTQSQTRIAATAMASPHETLIFLAHNGPSGLGNQGESICGRDWNPLGGDFGDPDLAWAIASVREQGKRVPLVTFGHMHHRLRHRQDRLRERVYVDQQGTVYLNAACVPRIQTEKDGLPPGDRARNFSLVTLVNGAVEKIALVWLRSNGEIISQETLWISAH
- a CDS encoding iron uptake porin, which encodes MITSKQFSWLSAVVIGVLVVGIGEGKNTKSALAESIIADNSVQSLTRNSTFPQRRRLGRIFAVDDNVQTSVHSLQNGGQSTALNQVTNVSELRDVQPTDWDYEALTSLVERYGCIVGYPDRTYRGAPRSGSLRDRPLSRWEFAAGLNACMNVMERLLQENAAVLREDIDKLKLLAQQFQQELQAYGQRIDNLETRIAYLEDRQFSVTTKLTGDSIWVLSGVGGSEQADGPPDQPVQNGQVTVNFRQRINFNTSFSGEDNLLVRLQSANFFLARGGSNLTDFNFAATEEQGNLNINKVQYSFPVGDRTRIWLAGNRITMDDIMDPLAPYTNSFTDGAVSFFGAIAPIYLPNDNSGPGAGFSYNFTDELGLGAFYSAGKGFSPNQSEGLFNGQFGVGAQLNYAPAANTGVAFSYLHNYIPQGQYDSFSALGYTGLANTDNPFDDAASSTNHYAVIWTWQLADWFSLEGWGMYSDATAKSGDRQGDKADIWNWKVSFAFPDLGKEGNVGVVSVGQPPYASFISNNNNLPDITPATTDAPWFVETFYLYQFNDNISLTPAFWIGINPANGRDPLWVAALRTSFKF
- a CDS encoding ABC transporter permease subunit (The N-terminal region of this protein, as described by TIGR01726, is a three transmembrane segment that identifies a subfamily of ABC transporter permease subunits, which specificities that include histidine, arginine, glutamine, glutamate, L-cystine (sic), the opines (in Agrobacterium) octopine and nopaline, etc.), producing the protein MVKLGHWGKTWRYYLLLALGVLLAIAIPLLPAFSQVSRQTIIVATEPTFPPFEMTDEATGQLTGFDVDLIRAIGEAAQVTVDIQGYPFDGIIPALQSNTVGAAISAITITPERAQSVSFSSPYFKSVLAIAVRDDNDTVKSIKDLEGKKLAVAIGTTGAMVATKVPGANVTNFDSITSALQELVNGNADAVINDRPVLLYAIKDAGLKNVKISADVGSEDYYGIAMPLAPPGQINQIREVLNQGLFQIIENGTYNAIYRKWFGETNPPFLPLVAPSLVGKVGTAQALAERSQANPNDNFLITLFRNLFKGSILTVLLTAFSVFFGLIGGTGVAIALISDIKPLQLLFRIYVEFFRGTPMLVQLFIIYFGLPALFKEIGLGWSIDRFPAAIIALSLNVAAYLAEIIRGGIQSIDQGQWEACESLGMSPWQTMKEVIFPQAFRRILPPLGNEFITLIKDTSLTAVIGFQELFREGQLIVATTYRAFEVYIAVALVYLLLTTISSFIFKWLEGYMDPIGRAKKKAASA
- a CDS encoding carboxypeptidase-like regulatory domain-containing protein: MKFSVLLTMVGAGLVGITSPGLAHGVKIQYQAVEAIAVAAHYDSGQPMAEAQVLVYAPDNSTEPWLTGVTDKEGKFTFTLAGDRPGNWEVTVRQGGHGSMITIPWQPKTAGNNIGSDTVNTSEDSPDPNSNQTDPQLTIASMSNGTAVLSPLQRSITVGAVIWGFVGTALFFSRSKGEGRA
- the cbiQ gene encoding cobalt ECF transporter T component CbiQ, with amino-acid sequence MGLMALETYVPGRSPIHGWEPRQKLFSLMALMFALAMVKQAWLIIPMVAVTALLYWLSDLPLSFLLQRWSYPGLFILAAVILLPFVSGETVLGQWGWLSIRQEGLIAMVLIAGRFFCILSLGFILFGTTPFLTMVTSLRRLGLPPLMADMALLAYRYLYDIGHAFSTMHQAMQLRGLGQRREKRRSMQQWAFLLGNLLLRSYEQSQRVYQAMALRGYGQAISPKVNQVNTLGQGKSPTDLGLTVAVLAIAIGFVVAEVSW
- a CDS encoding energy-coupling factor ABC transporter ATP-binding protein; amino-acid sequence: MSDGFRLNSGRIGDRHWFCGGGGELVILTNVRGMDRSLEEEGTKLPIPPAITVQALSFAYGGQEPVLNNLSWQIAPGERLGIIGHNGCGKTTLFLLLCGLLKPSAGTIKLLNNPLQAGKFLPEVGLLFQNPTDQLFATSVWDDIAFGPQNMGLSPAEVTERVNQAVRATGIAGLLDRLPQHLSGGEKQMVAIAGLLAMAPKILLCDEPTASLDIKARRQLINFLRQFRETLLISSHDLEFVLEVCDRVMVIDQGQMVADGPAREIMGNEILMESHGLEKPYSLR